One genomic segment of Chryseobacterium phocaeense includes these proteins:
- a CDS encoding DUF58 domain-containing protein, with protein sequence MKNLYINTRFFFSLIGVGIIYVFAFFFPVLMWVAHGVLLVCFLAAMVDYLFLFNSKNGVLAQRILPEKLSNGDENFVKIDIKNNYGFRIKTKIIDEIPFQFQKRDFLITKDIESGRNTYFQYSLEPKERGEYSFGSLNIYASSPLGFISRRFTFQKDAMLPAYPSFVHLRKYELMALQSEFMLGGIKKIRKLGHTMEFEQIKEYVPGDDIRTINWKATSKTNRLMVNQFQDEKSQRIFILIDKGRTMKMPFNGLSLLDYSINAAMALSHIILKKGDRAGMMTFSKKTENKVAAENKSGQLKKISEALYNIKTDFFESDFNRLYQDVKYSLNQRSLVLLFTNFETLDGLNRQLKYLRGIAKNHLLVVVFFKNSELHTLIQKNPENMQEIYDEIIAEKFEFEKKLIIQELRKYGIYTVYTLPENLNIDVINKYLEIKARGIL encoded by the coding sequence GATTTTTCTTTTCGCTCATTGGAGTGGGGATTATTTATGTCTTTGCATTTTTCTTTCCGGTTCTGATGTGGGTGGCTCATGGTGTTTTATTGGTCTGTTTCCTGGCCGCCATGGTGGATTATCTTTTTCTGTTTAATTCCAAAAATGGAGTTCTGGCCCAAAGAATCCTTCCCGAAAAACTCTCCAATGGAGATGAAAATTTCGTGAAAATTGATATTAAAAATAATTATGGTTTCAGGATTAAAACAAAAATCATTGATGAAATTCCGTTTCAGTTTCAGAAAAGGGACTTCTTGATTACAAAAGATATTGAGTCCGGTAGAAATACTTATTTTCAGTATAGTCTGGAACCTAAAGAAAGGGGAGAGTACAGTTTTGGAAGCCTGAACATATACGCTTCTTCGCCGTTAGGATTTATATCCAGAAGATTCACTTTTCAGAAAGATGCGATGCTGCCGGCATATCCGTCCTTTGTTCATCTGAGAAAATATGAGCTGATGGCGCTGCAGAGTGAATTTATGCTCGGTGGAATCAAAAAGATCAGAAAACTGGGGCACACCATGGAATTTGAGCAGATCAAAGAATATGTTCCCGGTGATGATATCAGAACCATCAACTGGAAAGCAACTTCCAAGACTAACCGTTTAATGGTCAATCAGTTTCAGGATGAGAAGTCACAGCGTATTTTTATTCTGATTGATAAAGGAAGGACGATGAAAATGCCTTTCAATGGCCTCAGTCTCCTGGATTATTCCATTAATGCTGCAATGGCTCTTTCCCACATTATTCTGAAGAAAGGCGACCGGGCAGGAATGATGACCTTCTCCAAAAAAACGGAAAATAAAGTGGCTGCCGAAAATAAATCAGGACAGCTGAAAAAAATTTCAGAGGCTCTGTACAATATTAAAACTGATTTTTTTGAGAGCGATTTTAACCGTCTGTACCAGGATGTAAAATATTCCCTGAATCAAAGAAGCCTTGTCCTGCTTTTTACCAATTTTGAAACACTGGACGGCTTAAACAGACAACTGAAATATCTTCGCGGTATCGCCAAAAACCATTTGCTGGTCGTGGTATTTTTTAAAAATTCAGAATTGCATACGCTGATTCAAAAGAACCCTGAAAACATGCAGGAAATCTATGACGAAATTATTGCTGAAAAATTTGAATTTGAAAAGAAACTGATCATCCAGGAACTAAGAAAATATGGGATTTACACGGTCTATACGCTTCCTGAAAATTTAAATATTGACGTTATTAATAAATACCTTGAGATAAAAGCAAGGGGAATTTTATAA
- a CDS encoding OsmC family protein, giving the protein MKITLNRINEDFLFECTNSQGNSILLDNTSQPGAKGVSPMESVLMAVAGCSGIDVVSILKKQRQEITGFQAEVEGERVPVDDAKPFKSIKVKFLLEGNIDPKKALKAAELSFEKYCSVSKTLEPNVEIGYEVLVNGEKV; this is encoded by the coding sequence ATGAAAATAACACTTAACAGAATAAACGAAGATTTTTTATTTGAATGCACCAATTCCCAGGGAAATTCCATTCTTCTGGATAATACCTCACAGCCGGGAGCCAAAGGTGTTTCCCCAATGGAAAGTGTATTGATGGCCGTTGCAGGATGCAGCGGGATTGATGTAGTATCTATTCTTAAGAAACAACGTCAGGAAATTACGGGTTTCCAGGCTGAAGTAGAAGGCGAAAGAGTTCCCGTGGATGATGCAAAACCATTCAAATCTATAAAGGTGAAATTTCTTCTGGAAGGAAATATTGATCCCAAAAAAGCATTAAAAGCAGCAGAGCTGTCTTTTGAAAAATACTGTTCAGTATCAAAAACTTTGGAACCGAATGTAGAAATCGGGTATGAAGTTTTGGTGAATGGAGAAAAAGTGTAA